Within Telopea speciosissima isolate NSW1024214 ecotype Mountain lineage chromosome 8, Tspe_v1, whole genome shotgun sequence, the genomic segment TCAGGTATGAAGCTAATGATATATAAGAATATAATGTTTTTTGTGCCATTAATGCTTCAATTGAAAGGCAAAAAACATCTTCTGATTCAAAGAAATGTGGTCCAGGTAGACATGTAAAGGGCATcaagaataaaacaaaagggggggggggagcagggCAAATAAAATTGCATTAGGTAGTCTTAGAAGGGTGCTTGCTTCAAGGGAATCCATGTTGAAATTGTGGCTGCACAGAGCATTCCACATATTTGGGTGCCTTTGGGAAACAGCAACAGCATGCAGCCCATGTCATGCACAGATGCCATGGAGAAGCATTCACATTAGTAAGCCTCACTGTAAATGGCATGTATTCTCGTGAAAGGTCAACTGCATTCAAATGCTGTAACTATTAAGTTTTATTTGAATGGAAACCCATCAGTTGCAACAGAAGATTTTCTCTTGAAAAAACCTCTACATAACCCTGTAACTGGTTGGTTGCAAAGCAGCAAGTCAGTAATGACCATGTTTGTGGAAGAGTGGTGGAACCATGAAATATGAAGTGGGGTCATTCACTATCATACAGGGATCTAAGCAAGGGACACATGAGATAGATTATGAGTGCAAGAAGCTTGAATAATGTGCATTTCATTTGAAAAATGCAGAACAATCTCAATAAAGGAAGAACCTAGAGTAATCCAAGTCCAACATATGTCGTGCTTCACTTCTCTAACAAACTAATCCAAATGAGAGGCAAGTATAGATCTCTACCTCCTTCCAGCCCATGCTTTCTAAAATTCTTCTGGCATAACTACCAGCTCCAAATGAGTTGTTCAAGGCTTCAGCGGCAGCTTCTTCTGAAGAAACAGGAGGAGACGACTCCGTATCAAAATCACCAACTCCTGAATTCTTTTGGCCTGGACCAACTCCAAATCCGCCATGTAATGCTCTTCTCGCCGCAGCTCTATCCCTGTATTCAGGGATCTTACACTGCAACAAATACAGGAAATAAATTTCaagagaaaaaggggaaatCATTAGCGGTGCATGGATAGAAAATTTAGTCCTTCCAAAATCAGAAAAAACAACTTTGAAGGTGGCCTACAATCCACCTTCAAGAACATAATATCTGCATAATCCGCCCTCACAGGGGAAGATTGCACTGTTGTGAAGCATCTGCTAGTTTCAAACAGTCACATTATCTTGATggtaaatttaaaaaatttactCTGTAATTTACTAACAGTGCAGAAGGACCAGAGAAATTGGATGGTCTACACTCGGTCAACACAATCTCCTGGCTAAGAGCTAATATCCAGAGTTAGTAAGGGTTCCTATGGCTACCCACACAATTGTGAAATAATGTGACTGTCACATTGGTTAGCATTTAGTAGTTTTCAAACAAGTATTTATGGTACACTTTGTTACCACTTGGAGTCACGTAATCCTAAAATTCCAGAAACTAGATTCCTTAACATAATGAAATAGAGGTTGTCCCCATAAAGGATTGTAGAAGTATCAGGAAAGAACTTATGATCCATTGATTACATCACAAGGACTCATTGATCTATTAAGTTCATCAGGAGAGCATCTATGTATAACTTCTTTGAGGTTTCATATGGTTCTCGTCTTCTATTCACATTCCAAAGTTCATGACTTGAGACTTTgctaaaaaagaaaagtgaattttttttctctttttttttttggggaggggggaagagcTTATGTTGTTCGCTGTTTCCAAGGAAATCTTGACAGATTGATCACGTAGAATATCTCAGTTCAAAacttaaaaatcaaatatgCACAAGTGTACCTTCAATACTGAGAGTTCAACTGGTGATGCACATGAATCTTTGCCAATGGGAACTTCAACTGAGATTGCAGCTTCACAAGTTCCATCAATATTAGATAGGGAGATACTTTGGTTATCAACTAGTAACTCAGGGAAGCCCCAATCTTTCGTTGGGTTACAAGAATCATAAGTTGATAAAGAAGCTAAGTATCTCATGCTAGGGCTCCTCAACCTATATACTTCCCCTGAGATAAAGAGATTGAACAGAATACATTAGCTTCTAACTGAAAACACTAAAGGATGGAAATAGATGCTAGATAAACACAGAAGCAgggtgttgtttttttttttggggggggggggtgtgggggagaaaaaaaagaaatgcctGAATATATAGTCCGAAGAGCATAGATGGTAGAATGAATAGAGAAACACCAAGCTAAGGTCACCAATCCAGGTTAAAAACAATCAGTTTATGATTTATAGGTTCCACTTAGAAGGTTGTGTACATCACAACCAACAAATCGGCTCAACTCAAAACTCAACTAAACCTTGTCACAACTAAAACAGATTATAATAACTGAGCTATTTCAAAGAACAGAAGTTGGAGTTCTTGAGACTTGAATTAGCAGCAAACCTGATGCAACTCGTACCAGATCAAAATGTACTTCACATATTGCAGAAGTTTTCAGAATACCCCCACTAGAAGGCAAAGATGGATGAAGCTTCATGGACGGTTTCACCAGCCTACCAACCAGTCTTGCCACttgatgttttttctttcttacagTCTCCTTAACCATTGCCCAATCCCATAAATCTACAGCACGGAAAGGCAGTACATCCTCTTCCCTGGATGTTACAACTTGACCATATTGAGCCCGCCAGTTCTCTTCATCGCATGAAGCAACTGCATCATGGAAGAAACTTAAAATGTAAGGAGCTGACTTCTCTGCTTATGTGGTGTTGTGATAGCCATCAGCAGTAAAAATTATATTATTGGTTCACCTTCATCAGAAACTCTTTCATTTGACACATCTTGAAAGTCTTCATGGATCCATTCACCTTCTTCTATTTCATAAGTATCATTATCACCTGAACCTGAACATGAAAGACAAATCCAGACTTTATCCTTACCCAAGCAAGTGATTCTCCCACCAAATTGTGACCTGACTTTTAAGTTGGATTATACCAACCATCAGATTCCAAGGGTATTGCCGAATCATCTGTAGCATTGATTCTTGAGTTTGGATAACCCGTTAAATACAGATCAATTAGTGTCTCCTCTAACCTGAAAACAATAATCTTATGCACGTTAGCAAAGAAACATTCACAGGAATGAGGAATCTGATAACATAGGAATATAGTTGCACACCATTCTGAAGTTGAAGATGGATTCTCAGGTTCGCTGCTGTTAACACACTCCATTTGGCCTGGAAATGGAAAAGGCAAATTAACTGAAGTCAGATAACAGTTGTATGGAGAAATCTGGTTTAAAAGTGCTCCGGACACTGAGTATAGCCATGCTTTTATATGAAATTAATAAATCTAAACTCATTAAGTGGACCACTAGAAACACCATCAAAGTCATGGTCATGGTCATGATGCAGATGGGAGAGCAATGGGAGCCATATAGGACATCTTCAATTGCATAAAGTCCATCCAATTGAATGCGAATAAAATCCTTCCAATACATCATTATTTTCTATGCTATTCATTCCTTCTCTACCAAGAAACAATAAGGTATGCAGGCAGGATTTTTCTATAGGAGGCAGTCAGTTGTAGATTTAAGGCCATTTCCTAGTTCCACGTCATCTGAAGTTAAGAAACCAACTCAATCAGCTCACTCCACCAAATCTTCTGTTTTCTAACCCAGGACATGAAGAAAGACCCAATAAGATAACCACCATTCAGCTTTGCTTTAAGGAAGGCTTCACTTCATACAATAACGATTTTCTTGGTAGGAGATAGATTCAGGACTTGCGATTTCTTAAAACTTTTCCATAAAAATAGGAGTGGGATGAAATGATTTCCATATGGATGTTGAAGCtgaggagaagtggtgaggaaagacatgcatagtctaggtcttgtttcaagtatgacatcaaatagagctgattggagggcaaggatcggTGTAGCCGACCCTAGTTAGTttggataagactgagttgtagTTTTAGTTgttgtgtttcttttctttttctttttattattaatattttgtctttgtaaggatccatgtagccgaccccacttagttgggataaggctgagttgttgttgttgctactgctgttgttgttgttgttgttgtcaagGTTTAAAGTgtcggtatcgggtatcatatcggaagggtgattttaagagacatatcgtatcgtatcgtattgtatcgaaCCGTATCGAGGATACGTATCGTACGTTACAatacgcatggaaatggtcaagatacacataaaaatacacttttggaccaaaaaacaatataaataagcaatatataacatgtataatgcataaacactaaaatggagaaccaCGTATAACGAGACAAGAGACTTTCATCGATTTGAGTACATATACTTGtaaatgatcaagtttgatgcatcaacaaACTTAGTTTTATCTAAATCTAtcgatttatagcaaaaaaataggatttaaaaccatgatttaaacacAAATATCAAGTTTTTTCTGAAATCTACCTTTTTCTGTGAAATCTCTAGCAATCTCTGGTCTCAAAAACAAGACCATAGTTTGATAGTCACATGGGCATTTAATGGCCGCACCAACGTGTATGTATCGAGCTGTATCGGTCTGTATCGAACCATATCGgccaatacatatcgatactcTCACAGAACCTTTAATGTACGTATCAGTCTGTATCATATCAGTCCATATCACCCGATACAATACAATACCAATCGAGACATACTattttctaatatatatatatatatatatatatatatatatatatatatatatgtatcggTCTGTATCATATCGGttaatactttaaaccatggtgGTTGTTATTTTTGAACCTTTGCCCAAGTGAGGTGAGTGGCACAAAGTGTACAAACAAGTGCGGGAAAGGGAAGGCAAGTTACTGCACCATGTACGGGGCACATGATTACGAGGCTGGTCACCTACAAAACAAATCTACATGACCATGATTTCTATGTAACAGCTTAATTGACAGCCCAAAGGGTTTCCACATGTCAACAACCATCCTCTAGTCATACCGGATGTTTCAAAACAGAAGCACAATCATGTGGCATAACAAGCCTCATTCTAGgtgttaattaaaaaaatgaagacTTTGATGGCAAAAAGTTTATTGGGAGAAGTCTAAATCATGGTGGTCTGGAACGTGAAACTTCACATGTGGTCAAGCTGAatggtcctctatttataaaaagGTCCAGATTGGCCACATTATCCAACCACATGGCAGGATAAAACTTTGAAAAGCGGTAGAAATCAAATATTGAAAATTAGTGTCATTACATACAAGAGGGAAAATCCAATACATGGTGGGGCATGTTGAGTTGGACCaccaaattttcatgtgaaaacCCAACAGATCCCTATCTGTTCAACAGTTAGAATGGAAATATTGGTCCCCAATGTGGCCCACCCTAGCTGACCCATGTATAGAATATATTTACATCTTCCCCAATATATGCAAAAGAGCTGTCTAGATAGAGCATTTATTTGGCCAAGTAGAGGGAAGATCCAGAGAATCTGATAGTTGCATAACTAGATGACACACTTTGTCACTTCCAAAACTTCCCTTCTCAACGACACTGGCACTGTCCTGGTTTCCCTCTCTCCTGTGCATATTCAATAACCCAAGTGAACCGTGACACTACAAGTAGGCACTCCCTGTGACCCATCATATGATGGCTATAGTGGAtggcatttgtttttttttttggttgcagaaAGATTCAATAACATGTTTTAACAAATCAGCAACAGAGAATTTGACTTaccaataaaaatttaaaattttaacttcCAAATTTCAATACATGTATATGGCTTACCTTGAATATGTTCATCAGAAACCATCTCCCTACACTGGTCAGCTTTAGATTCTTCACCCTATAACAATGAATTAAGAACAGGAAGCATCAGCCAAATGGAATTTCCAAAGAATATAATTACAATTT encodes:
- the LOC122671733 gene encoding SUPPRESSOR OF ABI3-5 isoform X2; the encoded protein is MAGTQEAEFQELQRDECSFVWDDESKLYYHASTGFYHDPDAGWYYSSRDGMYYKFEDGHYLPLEYGKGEESKADQCREMVSDEHIQGQMECVNSSEPENPSSTSEWLEETLIDLYLTGYPNSRINATDDSAIPLESDGSGDNDTYEIEEGEWIHEDFQDVSNERVSDEVASCDEENWRAQYGQVVTSREEDVLPFRAVDLWDWAMVKETVRKKKHQVARLVGRLVKPSMKLHPSLPSSGGILKTSAICEVHFDLCKIPEYRDRAAARRALHGGFGVGPGQKNSGVGDFDTESSPPVSSEEAAAEALNNSFGAGSYARRILESMGWKEGEGLGNTNRGLTEPLNAVGNKGYSGLGWENNRFNYH
- the LOC122671733 gene encoding RNA-binding protein 5 isoform X1, translated to MAGTQEAEFQELQRDECSFVWDDESKLYYHASTGFYHDPDAGWYYSSRDGMYYKFEDGHYLPLEYGKGEESKADQCREMVSDEHIQGQMECVNSSEPENPSSTSEWLEETLIDLYLTGYPNSRINATDDSAIPLESDGSGDNDTYEIEEGEWIHEDFQDVSNERVSDEVASCDEENWRAQYGQVVTSREEDVLPFRAVDLWDWAMVKETVRKKKHQVARLVGRLVKPSMKLHPSLPSSGGILKTSAICEVHFDLVRVASGEVYRLRSPSMRYLASLSTYDSCNPTKDWGFPELLVDNQSISLSNIDGTCEAAISVEVPIGKDSCASPVELSVLKCKIPEYRDRAAARRALHGGFGVGPGQKNSGVGDFDTESSPPVSSEEAAAEALNNSFGAGSYARRILESMGWKEGEGLGNTNRGLTEPLNAVGNKGYSGLGWENNRFNYH